GGACTGACCACAGCATCTCTTGGGCTGGTTTTGGATGAgttcatttaatataataatactcaGTGCATCATAGTTCCATGTTAATAATTTATGAAAATGGTTCAGCCCAGTAGCCATATTTGATTCTTCCCAAACCTATCTTTGGCTTTAGTCTCTTTAGCTACCAAGCAATAGAGAAAGCAAAAAGTCATTGTATATATTCATTTTCCACGGGATATATTGCTCTTCAATTCTTTTACACTACTTAAATTGATAGAATTATTCCATTTTATTAGGGAAAATATTGATGAAATCTCCTATGTATAGATTGGATGAGGTGTTCTTGAGATGGTCGCTCTAGGACTATCCGAGTTATTTACGTAGAGATCAAAGGGTAGGGAGAGGATTTCCCGACTCGATCCCTTTGATAATCAAATTTAGTATTTCAAAATGGTCAAtatggtgaaaaattaaaatctaatatCCATTAGTATTTCAAAATAACCTTTTATGCATGTTAGACGTGGAgacaaatattttatgaaatatttctaGAGAAGATagcttaaaattatcttttttggtCTTATGTCCGTGTAGGCACAAGAGGAGGTAGCCAATAATCATCGTCTCATATTTACGTCCACATGGGAAAACAAAAACAAGATTTGCATCCACATTGTTGTTGATGAGATACTCGAGGAGGGCACCTCATACGCTACTATTCGATCAGTATGTATTCAACCATCTATAGTACATGCATCACCTAAGCTTTTTGGGTACCCAATCTCTTCGCAAAAGCTCTTTTGGACCTCTAACGCAAGCTCTTCCACACTCAGTTGGCATTCGAGTCCAATCTGCAAACAACAAGAACAAGAGATCGAGGAAGTATAAGGAATCAGAATTCTCTTCCACTACAAGTCTCATGATCGAGGAGCAAAAAGATGATGATCGGTTTCTGGAAGGAGAGAAAGATGATGATTGGTTGCAGGGTGCAAAACCTTGATGACGAAGGAGTAGAGCACGGTGTCTTCCATGCTGCTGATGTTGAGGTGGAGGATTTCGAACGCCTGCCTCTCGAGGACGGTGATGATCTTGACCACCTGACCCGGGATGCGCTTGGAGAGCGTCCTCAGAAGCACGTTGGAGCCGGAAAGCTTGGCCTCGACATCCGCGACGGGGGAGTTGCAGCAGGCGCCGAGCTCCTTGACCGTGTCGGGGCTGCTGGACGTCGGTGATGATGTCAGCTGGAGAAGCGGCCGTGGGCTCGGAGTTGGGCTGGGGCTCAAGCTCTTACGCTTCTTCTTGGCCTCCAGGGAGTGCAGGACCTGCTGCAGCTCCTTGATGAACTCTATGGCTCCTCCGATGATGGATGCTTGGTCTCCCTTATGGCACATCACAGAgatcaaccaaccaaccaaccaaccaaccggTGATCGCACATCAAGAAACATGGAGAGGAGCGAGCGAGGAGGTGGTCTTCTTACCCTCTTGATGTAGAAGGAAGGGGTGAGGGTGCGCAGGACCTTGAGATGCTCGTTCATCTGCCTTCTCCTGTTCCTTTCGACGGCGATGTGGGACATGGCTACGGACGGGGAGCGGAGCTGCAGCTGAAACCCTAACCTTGACGACATATTAATACCGGTGGTGCGTGCATGCAGGCAGGCAGGGTGGGTGGAGGGGGAGCAGAGAGTGGAGTTTGCGGACCTGGAGGGGGCATTCAATGGCGTGGCTGCGCCCTCGTGAGCAGAGTGGCAGCTGCTACTCCGAGTGGCCACCACAGACAGGACGCACGCACGCGCGTGACGGGGTGGGTTTGGCTGAACTCGCTGATCACAAACTCGGACAGGCTTCATTGATAAGGAGGAGGAAGGGAGAAGTGAGTCACTTCAGTCCGTGGCATTCACTCCACAGTCACGCTCTCACGGGTTTCTCCCAACCCTAAACAAGCAAGCGCTTCTGCCGTGAACCCCCTCCTTCCTTCCACCGAGTCATGCCTCCACGGATGCATGGCCTGCACATCAAAGAATCCCATCCTTCCTTTTGTCATCATCGTATGCTTGCTACAAATGCTGACACTTCTTGAGAAGTGGCAGGTGAgagtagttcttttttttttttgttgctttattaaaataaatattttttttgcataTATTAATTAATATTCGCTAGGCTTCATCTTTATAAGATATCTGTGGTTAGTGAACAAATATGCTGTGGTTGGTGAGTCAGTATGGCTAGGTCCACGGGTCGATATCGGGAGTTCTTTGTCGGTTGAGCTAGACGCCGAGGTAGGTCGGGCCTTCACAACGAGATGTTGGTTAGCGTTTCTTAGTCTGAGCGTCGAGCTGCGTCTCTCCGTTCCCGGGATAGGTGAAAGCCCGCTCTCATTCACTAGATGGCGATTTTTGGGTCGAGACGCTCATGGCTCGAGGGTGACTGTTTCCCTGCAAAAAAGACCTTCGTTGGATGATTTTCAACTTTAGCCCCTCCAACGAGCAAGTCAATTGTGGGTGGTATTGTTTTTTTCCCTCTTCCTTTTTGGAGGCCGGGATAAAGGTCTTTATACTGGCATGAGAGGATCGATCGTATGTGGATTGGCGTGGTGGACACAGCACGACATTAGTATAGATTTCGGCTTGTGTGCAGGGCGTTGTTGTCTCGGGATTACCGGGACCAGACATGTCGAATAGTATCTTGGGATACGAGTTCTGACGTGACGTGTGACATCAATTGTGCTGTGTCCGCGGGGCAAAACACTAAACATTAGAGATAAGAGAGAGGGGACCTGCACTGTATTCATGCCAACTGTGATGGAGCATAGGTTTCATCTAAACATCCTGCACAAGTTGATAAATCCATttaaagatattcaaaataataatGTAATTTGTGTTGTTTTACAGATCACTTTATGAATAAATATAGTATGAACAGATGTCATACCTCCTGCCATCAGGCTTTTTTAGGCTCTGCATTCATTTATGCTGCTTCAGTTCCTTCAGAATAGTTGTGATTATGACAAGAAAGCAATTTTATCATCCCAGCTTGCAACATTACCGACTCCAATGAGGGTTTGAATAGCACCAATAAAAATCTAAAACTATTGTCATGACAGCAGCTTAAGGGAGATGCGTTTAGAAATCCTCTACCATCACAAACAACTCGCAAAGGTGATTATGATGGCAACAATATGGCGAATATTTTTGCTTTTTCACACACAACATACAAATGTGCTGAGTGTTATCATTTGGACTTGGAAAAGAACACAATTTTGTTTACATATATCATATCACTTTAGAAGCCAGATTTCTTCTGTGTCATGCAATCAAAGCAAGTATATTACAATACTGTGACTAGTATATGTGAGAAATTATTTTGTAGAAAAGGATAGCCCTTGGTGAAGAACCTGCGGTGTTGGCATGTAAGTCCCAACAGTCCATCTATCCCATGCTCTTATTCTCTGAAGACATGTACAAGAAATCCTTGGATAAGAGAACTTTCCAGCTACCAAAGCTTTCACAGTAACCTAACAAAACAAAGCTTTCATAATTATCTTAATTGAATGAAGTGTTAAGATAAATCTAGAAGATGTACAATCTAATGGTGTTAGATAATGTTTGATTCGTTATGGGCTCCGACCACCACAAAACAAATAAGTTAAATTACCTAGTTTTGGTATATGATAAATGACAAATAGAACTgcaaacatttttcttgaatgtACTAAAACACTTAAACTATGTCATTAAGTGGAAAAGTAACAAACTCAGCAACCAAAAATGTCATACATACAAGATAGATACTACCTTGACATGTGCTGATCTATAATGgacaacattatcatataaagtttCCTACATTGCGAACCTCATGTTCCTATTTCCTGCAGTATGATAATCTGTCTGAATCACATCGATAGAACATGTCATTTGCAGagataatgaaataaaaattcaatAGCAACAAAAGTTCGTCAGCCAAACCACGACAGGAATAAAAAAATCCAACCCAACACTTCATATTAAGGTTTGCAAATATTATCAAAGTCATGATCATTTTTCATTATCCCGACAAATCAACTCATTCACATGGTGTAGACAGctaaaattataatcaaaacaTATGAAACTCCATATAGTCAACTTGGAAAATTATCATGTATCAGATATTACAAGGAATATGCATAGTTATCTGCACACATAAATAGAGTAGGACTAGCAATATGATTCGGATGTAATTAAC
This DNA window, taken from Musa acuminata AAA Group cultivar baxijiao chromosome BXJ3-7, Cavendish_Baxijiao_AAA, whole genome shotgun sequence, encodes the following:
- the LOC103992970 gene encoding transcription factor MUTE-like, producing MSHIAVERNRRRQMNEHLKVLRTLTPSFYIKRGDQASIIGGAIEFIKELQQVLHSLEAKKKRKSLSPSPTPSPRPLLQLTSSPTSSSPDTVKELGACCNSPVADVEAKLSGSNVLLRTLSKRIPGQVVKIITVLERQAFEILHLNISSMEDTVLYSFVIKIGLECQLSVEELALEVQKSFCEEIGYPKSLGDACTIDG